tataacaaataatatgaaaatttcAAAAAATGTTGTAAAGAATAAAGTGATATCTTCATCTAAGAGAGATAATTCTGTAAAATTGAATGCAAAGTTTTCAGAATATAAAAGGTCCCCTATGAAAGGAAAAGATTCTGTGCACATAGAAAGTGAggatataaaatatgaagaagaattacaaaagaaattgttattattaaataaagatgATACATATAAGAAGGgagaaaagaaatatgcttctaaaaatgatgataagGAGGAAAATGTTCATTTGATTATTGAAAATTATGTTGATAGGAATGATAAATTAGATGCTGTTAAAGAAGTTGAAGAAATGGATAAGaatagaaaagaaaatgataataaaaaaggaatagatgataatgaaaagaaaagaagtgatgatgaaaaaaaaagaagtgatattgaaaagaaaagaagtgataatgaaaagaaaagaagtgataatgaaaagagaataaatgatgataaaaaaaaaataaatgataataataatgaagaatataatgttaataataataataataataaagtatattgtgattataataataaagtatattataataataataattatagtgatgaaaaaaataatgataattgTGATTATTATTGCAGGGATGATACACATGAACTTGATAAGCACAATAAAAACaatgttaaaaatatacattatacAACTAATAGGgatggtaataataataaggatatatcttctaataataataatttcgaagaaaaagataataagATGAATAATACTCATGAAAAATACTATAAAACTCTACCTAGTCGAACTAAGTATTATAAAGATTCGGATACGATGTTTGATGaagaagaattaaatatCATTGAAGGACATATTATGAAACATGTTTCTTTTGAAAATTTAGAAGGTGTTATTTCTAGTTCAGATACAACAAATAATAGtaacaaaattaaaagaaattatacTTTTAGTAATATTAGATATAAGAATCATACAAAGAATACATTAAGTGTTGAAAGAAATTACTCAACTTTACCTAACATGAATATTGATCAAATGAATACTTATGGAAAATTACcaaaagaagaaaataataaaaattcaGGTGCGCATgtgtttataaaaaatggtTATTATCttgaaaaacaaaatataaagcAAAACAATAATACTAAGGATATTATGAAagataaaaagaatatatgtaatcaatctatacaaaaatatttgaatgGTGGTagaaatttaaataatataaataatataagaaataagGAAAATACGAAATCTACTATATCACCTtatcaatataataaacGTTTACAGAGTGAACAAAACGTTACTATAAGAAGTAGTTATAATCGTCAGATAAGTCAAACAATGAATTATCAATACAACAAAAGAAATAACTCTcatgtaaaaaataaaaatgtgatcaatattattagtGGTAAAATACCAGCTATGTCAAATATTCAAAAAGATACATTATTGACACAAAATAAGAATGTGACAAAACCTGTATCccaaaaatatattagaaCATATACTCTTAATACATATGGTATGAATAATCTAAGTAATAAGAGTGCTGAATGCAtgaaacaaataaataatacatataataataataataataataataataatgagaggatagaaaaaaataatagtaCATTATTTATGGTAAATCATCAAAAAATTCATTCACTTAACAATAACACAGAAAATATcaatatgataaataaaCAGCAAAGATTAGGTACAGAATTTATAAAGTCTAATAACAgagaaaaattaaatggCAACTtcaatttaaaaagaaatgttAGTGCTACAATTTTAAATAAGACAACATAAAGttgttataaatatgagatatatttatatgaaaacGTTATAATCGCTAATTATAAAAGAgtaaataaaattgttaACAAACATAGTTATCTAATACataggaaaaaaaaaaaaaaaaaaaatagtatAAGTAATACAACTGAAAAGTTAAGTATATACAAATTAAATAGTATTAAGCATATTAATAAACTTacatgaaaaaataatttttattgattaataaatatgatttCAAATTTAGGAAGAATCATAATGAtcctttaaaaaaattcaaaaggctctgtaaataaatatagcCAAGAGGATTATTAAAAGTTTTTCCTACATAtcaaattaataatatgaaaaaatgaattaataaacatttttttgtcattaaaaataaacaccctaaaacaatttaatatacatataacCATATAGATTTGTTTATctatttcatataaatttgGACACTTTTGGTGAACAAAAGTTCAAATGAATAATTAAATGATTATTTATAACTCATATATTCAAAACCACGAAAAGCTCGTGGTTCAatgatacatataaatatatatatatatatatatatatttatttatttatttatttagataattctttttttttttttttcttaattatatataattttatacaGTGTTATACCTATAATTCAAtagctttttttttttttttatttatatattttttatatgattaacattaaaatatgatttatggttattttatgttatgatataaattattatgtgttatatatttaataagaaacaaaaaaaaaaaagaaaaaaaaacattccttttaatatatttatgagGAATGAATCagaatattataacataagtgaataaaaataattataagcAATNNNNNNNNNNNNNNNNNNNNNNNNNNNNNNNNNNNNNNNNNNNNNNNNNNNNNNNNNNNNNNNNNNNNNNNNNNNNNNNNNNNNNNNNNNNNNNNNNNNNCTAAGCTATAATTCTAATTCTGATTATATcaattcatataataaaaattcatttaataaaaatcaaGGGTCTTATTTCTCTGATAGTGAATATAAAACTCCAAACAGAAAAAAATCAAATGAGTATGAATTACACCTAAAAATATTCAACGAACAAAATTTGGATACAgattattttaattttaatacTATAAGTATGAAAAAATCTATTAGATTCTATATTGAATTTATTGCTCTCTCTTTATTATCTCCTAAATTTCAATACAAtagaaattattataagatCTCTGAGGGAGCAAAGCAAATAGAAAAGGAtttaaaggaaaaatattcGAGTCTTCATAAAAAATTGGTAAAAAAGGAATCACTTCAAGAATGTTGTAATGATTCGAAcagtataatatatagacgaaaaaaagcaaaaaaaaaagcaaaaaaaaacaaaaatgaagatgaaGATGAAGATTTTTTTGNNNNNNNNNNNNNNNNNNNNNNNNNNNNNNNNNNNNNNNNNNNNNNNNNNNNNNNNNNNNNNNNNNNNNNNNNNNNNNNNNNNNNNNNNNNNNNNNNNNNCACCAAACCAAATTGATACTAATTTAGATAAGAATAAAAGTAATGATAAATTTctaaaaaagaataaaaaaaaaaaatatgtcCTAAGTGATAGTAGTTATATATCAGATGATGTTACTCtgaatgaaaaaaaaaataattcaaagGAGGAAGTAGACTTAACTTTAGCTAGTATATCAAAGAAAGAACAAATAGATATTCTAGATATAGatgaaaaagaatataaatcaaGTTGCAAAAGTAATGATATACATAAAAGTCATAACTATGATAAGTTTGATGATATTGATAAGAATAGTAAAACTATTAATGTTAATGAGGATAAAGGAGAAGAATATGCAGAGAAGGAGGAATTTGATCCGGAGGATGAATATGAAGAAGATGATTTATATGAAGAAGAagtttattataatgaagaagatgatTTATCTGAACAAGAAGATGATtataatgaagaagaagatgattataatgaagaagatgatgattataatgaagaagatgatgattattatgatgatacGGGAGAATATATGGAAGATTTTGTTGTAGAGgatgatatattttatgatgaagataatataaaaaaaagattcagaaataagaaaaaatcaAATCATCCACTTAAATCTGATGAAAATGTAAAAGTAAAATtaattgaaaaaattaatgatGGATTTATGAATAATCTTATTAAAGGAGAAATGTTAAAGGTATACGAATTTATAAAGAATGAAGAAAAGTTTAGTAATTATGAATTCTTAAAAATGAtttgtaaaataaataaaaagaaatctcaaaattattatgaacagtgtatacaaaaaattgaaaataaaatattatcaaaaaGAGATCAATTTGAATCACACCCatttcaaaataattttaaaaatattttaaaaaattatgcaaacatattaatattctatttagaacataataaaatgtattgttgttgttgtaATAGAAAATTAAGTTATGCTTGTCcagttttttttatcaaacCATTTTACAATTCAACAGATTTGTggaataataatttttataatttcatGAAAGTAAATAATTTCGAATGGTTaggatatatttatttcagTGGAACAAGTAGAAGTTCTCTTGAAATTTTAAGTGACTATAAACTTGATGAAAACAAgatgaaaaagataaaagaatctaacaaattatttataaaaaaccaaaatgaaaaaagaaagaaaacATTATTAGGAAGTAATAGTTCTAATGTAAATACATGTACAATAATGAACAGTGAAgagtatatatttaatcaTCTAAAAGAATTTGAAGAAATGAATGGATATAGATATATTGGAAGTATAGATGATAAGCGtttaaaaaagagaaaaagaagctttaaatataattatgatttCCATTCAAAAGGAGgggaaatatataatgagAGTTCATTAAATTTGGTAATGAAAGATATTTGTGATAAATTTTGTTATTCATCAGAGAATTATATAGAAAAGGATATTTTAGTATTACAATTGGGTTCTTATTGTGTTTCCACTGTATACTATTGGCACGTGtttcatcattataaatttttttttgtgaaatatatttatatgaaattattTGACGTATATAGcaaaaataaagatatatttaaagaaCCTTTAATTTTAGCATATATCCTATCCAAAAAATTACATAAGCAGTTATATAGAGATTTTAAAATACTAATGAACATAGATATTTCACAAattcaaaataaattaaatgaatgtgatttatttataaaatgaaattaagaaacttttattattctaCATCAGCAAAATTAAGTCACATtgaaacaaaaaaataagaaaaggaaaatttATCAAGGCAAATTTTGTAtacttaattttttttggttcaattataaatataaatatatatatatatatatatatatatatatatttatttatttatacattcatttatttatattttatttatttattttaataatattataatatttttgattaattaaaaaatggGATACACATattgataaaaattttttccctatataatttttttttacgtgaattaattatatgtaatatatatatatatatatatatatatatatatatatatttacacacattcatataaattcaTAAATTCATTTTCCTATGGATTTTATTTCTATgtt
The genomic region above belongs to Plasmodium reichenowi strain SY57 chromosome 13, whole genome shotgun sequence and contains:
- a CDS encoding hypothetical protein (conserved Plasmodium protein, unknown function~part of same gene as PRSY57_1356300B~gap found within coding sequence), with translation LSYNSNSDYINSYNKNSFNKNQGSYFSDSEYKTPNRKKSNEYELHLKIFNEQNLDTDYFNFNTISMKKSIRFYIEFIALSLLSPKFQYNRNYYKISEGAKQIEKDLKEKYSSLHKKLVKKESLQECCNDSNSIIYRRKKAKKKAKKNKNEDEDEDFF
- a CDS encoding hypothetical protein (conserved Plasmodium protein, unknown function~part of same gene as PRSY57_1356300A~gap found within coding sequence), whose product is PNQIDTNLDKNKSNDKFLKKNKKKKYVLSDSSYISDDVTLNEKKNNSKEEVDLTLASISKKEQIDILDIDEKEYKSSCKSNDIHKSHNYDKFDDIDKNSKTINVNEDKGEEYAEKEEFDPEDEYEEDDLYEEEVYYNEEDDLSEQEDDYNEEEDDYNEEDDDYNEEDDDYYDDTGEYMEDFVVEDDIFYDEDNIKKRFRNKKKSNHPLKSDENVKVKLIEKINDGFMNNLIKGEMLKVYEFIKNEEKFSNYEFLKMICKINKKKSQNYYEQCIQKIENKILSKRDQFESHPFQNNFKNILKNYANILIFYLEHNKMYCCCCNRKLSYACPVFFIKPFYNSTDLWNNNFYNFMKVNNFEWLGYIYFSGTSRSSLEILSDYKLDENKMKKIKESNKLFIKNQNEKRKKTLLGSNSSNVNTCTIMNSEEYIFNHLKEFEEMNGYRYIGSIDDKRLKKRKRSFKYNYDFHSKGGEIYNESSLNLVMKDICDKFCYSSENYIEKDILVLQLGSYCVSTVYYWHVFHHYKFFFVKYIYMKLFDVYSKNKDIFKEPLILAYILSKKLHKQLYRDFKILMNIDISQIQNKLNECDLFIK